Proteins found in one Planctomycetes bacterium MalM25 genomic segment:
- the hypBA2_1 gene encoding Beta-L-arabinobiosidase precursor, giving the protein MRLTTGGSVVLLGLLGLVAATAAVAGSAEVTGELKEWHKVTLTLNGPQASEDGEPNPFLDYRMQVTFRHPETGLTYSVPGYFAADGNAANTSATAGNKWRAHLSPDHAGEWTYRVSFREGSNVAISDDPEAGAPVAGVEGLGGSFVVAETDKIGRDMRAKGRLGYVGKHHLRFAGSGEYFLKAGADAPENFLAYRGFDGDFKADGHKDRLVKEWAAHVQDWREGDSVWQDEKGKGILGAINYLASQGMNVFSFITLNIEGDDRNVFPYTSYEVRDRIDCSRMDQWEVVFAHGTNQGMYLHFKTQEAENVNLLDNGEMGPQRKLYYRELIARFAHHLALNWNLGEEVGLGHKVSTKKKKAWAKYFWTHDPYQHHIVIHNGNHHYDLLGPGSDLTGFSLQTSQVDFRNVHNRTREYLRRSAEAGKPWVVACDEPGDAQHSLITDAEDPTHDNARMNALWGNLLAGGAGVEWYFGYKHPHSDLSCQDHRVRENMWKQSKIALDFFSDNDIPFWEMGNTNGLVDAKDSFCLSKSGQLYLVYLKKGGSASLDLSGVDGLFEILWFNPREGGSPEPGSVQAVLAGGKVQLGTPPRDTDRDWLAMVRPGDATRTYPPAVSVAAVKKLMLPQGSDTVSVELDGGVQRVSPSEDEVVTKWSLVSGSGDAEFQDASNAQTTVTLKGAGEYALRLTANEGGRESHTEIEVVVEPFRSTLSALEDFEFVVSGSLVPGYKDGARKAMAINAAQYRDRYAAAEAEYVGALGRYDLVLTTLTETDGESSYRLYVADKQIGEVRNPEARRDYEQVKHRFEGVTLRPGDKVRVEFNSASNGKVPEGDGFAYSRGRWRTVEFVEAGNAR; this is encoded by the coding sequence TCACCTTCCGGCACCCGGAGACCGGCCTCACGTACAGCGTTCCTGGGTACTTCGCCGCGGACGGGAATGCGGCTAACACCTCCGCGACAGCGGGTAACAAGTGGCGAGCCCACCTCTCGCCCGACCACGCGGGGGAATGGACTTACCGTGTGTCGTTCCGTGAAGGTTCCAACGTTGCAATCTCTGACGATCCCGAGGCGGGCGCGCCGGTGGCGGGAGTCGAGGGGTTGGGTGGCTCGTTTGTTGTGGCGGAGACCGACAAGATCGGGCGTGACATGCGAGCGAAGGGGCGCCTTGGGTACGTCGGCAAGCATCACCTTCGCTTCGCTGGCTCGGGCGAGTATTTCCTGAAGGCGGGCGCCGACGCCCCCGAGAACTTCCTCGCCTACCGCGGTTTCGACGGTGATTTCAAGGCCGACGGTCATAAGGACCGGCTCGTCAAGGAATGGGCTGCTCACGTTCAGGATTGGCGCGAGGGCGACTCCGTTTGGCAAGATGAGAAAGGGAAGGGCATCCTTGGGGCGATCAACTACCTGGCTTCCCAGGGGATGAACGTCTTCTCCTTTATCACGCTGAACATCGAGGGAGACGATCGCAACGTCTTCCCGTACACCTCATATGAGGTTCGCGACCGCATCGACTGCTCTCGCATGGATCAGTGGGAGGTCGTCTTCGCGCACGGCACAAACCAGGGGATGTACCTGCACTTCAAGACGCAAGAAGCCGAGAACGTCAACCTACTCGACAACGGCGAAATGGGCCCGCAGCGCAAACTCTACTACCGAGAGCTGATCGCCCGCTTCGCCCACCACCTCGCACTCAATTGGAACTTAGGCGAAGAGGTCGGGCTCGGCCACAAAGTCAGCACGAAGAAGAAGAAAGCTTGGGCCAAGTACTTTTGGACACACGACCCGTACCAGCACCACATTGTCATCCACAATGGCAACCATCATTATGACCTGCTGGGACCGGGATCCGATCTGACCGGCTTCTCCTTGCAAACCAGCCAGGTGGATTTTCGCAATGTCCACAACCGGACCCGCGAGTACCTCCGCCGCAGCGCCGAAGCGGGCAAGCCGTGGGTGGTCGCCTGCGACGAGCCGGGCGACGCGCAACATTCGTTGATCACCGACGCCGAAGACCCCACCCACGACAACGCCCGAATGAACGCCCTGTGGGGGAACCTGCTCGCGGGCGGGGCGGGAGTGGAGTGGTACTTCGGGTACAAGCACCCGCACAGTGACCTCTCGTGCCAAGACCACCGCGTCCGCGAGAACATGTGGAAGCAGAGCAAAATCGCTCTGGACTTCTTTTCCGACAACGACATCCCCTTCTGGGAGATGGGCAACACGAACGGCCTGGTGGACGCCAAGGACTCGTTCTGCCTAAGCAAGTCGGGCCAGCTTTACTTGGTCTATCTAAAGAAGGGGGGCTCGGCTTCGCTCGATCTGTCGGGCGTGGACGGTCTCTTTGAGATTCTGTGGTTCAACCCACGGGAGGGCGGCTCGCCCGAGCCGGGCTCGGTGCAGGCGGTGCTTGCCGGCGGCAAGGTGCAGCTCGGCACGCCGCCACGAGACACGGACAGAGATTGGCTGGCGATGGTGCGACCCGGGGACGCGACGCGTACTTACCCGCCTGCCGTTTCGGTGGCTGCGGTCAAAAAGCTGATGCTGCCCCAGGGTAGCGACACCGTAAGCGTTGAGCTGGATGGGGGCGTCCAACGCGTCTCACCCTCGGAGGATGAGGTCGTGACAAAGTGGTCGCTGGTCAGCGGCTCGGGCGACGCCGAGTTTCAGGACGCCTCCAATGCCCAGACAACCGTGACCCTCAAGGGCGCGGGTGAGTACGCCTTGAGGCTGACCGCAAACGAAGGTGGCCGTGAGTCGCACACCGAAATAGAGGTCGTCGTCGAGCCCTTCCGTTCCACGCTCTCGGCACTGGAGGACTTTGAGTTCGTGGTGTCGGGTTCCTTGGTGCCGGGCTACAAGGACGGGGCTCGCAAAGCGATGGCGATCAACGCCGCCCAGTACCGCGATCGGTACGCCGCCGCCGAGGCGGAGTACGTGGGCGCGCTGGGCCGATACGATCTGGTGCTCACCACCCTGACCGAAACCGACGGTGAGTCATCCTATCGACTGTACGTTGCCGATAAGCAGATCGGCGAGGTGCGGAACCCTGAAGCGCGTCGCGATTACGAGCAGGTCAAGCACCGCTTCGAGGGCGTTACGCTCAGGCCCGGCGACAAGGTCCGTGTCGAATTCAACTCCGCTTCCAACGGAAAGGTTCCCGAAGGGGACGGGTTCGCCTATTCGCGAGGTCGATGGCGGACGGTTGAGTTCGTCGAGGCCGGTAACGCGCGGTAG
- the hypBA2_2 gene encoding Beta-L-arabinobiosidase precursor, giving the protein MSKRSRYSKLRKSPSSKRKSDQKRERLGRYEPLEPRQMLAGDAAYTEAPLDNTETVYASEPEGAQASQAGENAATVSGELRKWHKLTLDFEGPQTSESASNNPFMNYRLDVTFTHQLSGETYVVPGYFAADGDAGNSHATSGNIWRVHFAPDAIGQWNYTASFRAGTNVAVNSNPLAGSSAGFFDGDNGSFMVIESDKSGIDLRGKGRLEYVGEHYLQFAETGEYFLKQGPDAPENLFAYQDFDGNFKTDGQGDQYIKTLQPHVQDWNPGDPTWDSEDAGSTQDNGKGLIGAVNYLASEGLNAFSFLTMNITGDDKNVFPYTSYSERVRMDISKLDQWEKVLEHADHKGMYLHFKTQETENDQLLDGGALGNQRKLYYRELIARFSHHLALNWNLGEENTNTTQQQKDFAQFFYDNDPYRHNIVIHTYPGQQDQVYDPLLGNQSKLTGASVQTGQADFRNVHGDALQWVTDSAAAGKKWVVAVDEPGDAQHALRPDNDAGNSHVDGRKNALWGTLMAGGAGNEWYFGYGHAHSDLTLNDFRSRDDWWDYTRYALEFFNDNDIPFWEMQNDNNISAASNDYGFYKPGEVYVAYLKSGGTTNINLSAAAANETFEVSWYDPRNGGALQQGSVAQVTGGGTRAIGQAPNNTGQDWVVLLREPLIVDQGPFGEEAIELTDGTVIPFENYDVGGEGKAYHDTDAISQGDHSRAGGVDGGPEEGALGERIGWTADGEWLEYTVDATAGTYYASLRYSAGAATVGSVRLLIGGGPDGENFTELGVFDLQNTGSWTDWGYLTLPGVTIPAGDGQVLRAEIVGGGFDLDQIEFTTDAPVNAPPVVTIDDVTQVVEEASGEGVFQEQNGLVVMEMENTETTNLGLWNEETEYANYTGDGYLQFTGNGTASGPATSPLVYKFKINQAGLYYLHLRAARDTTNGQPGDHSNDAYVRVEGDYGAGPNAGNNHGDDAPLSMLKSNTKFYGGNANSFSWNSGNRLDPGGHDNKRVAVYDFKAGEEYTLVMSGRSKWFSVDRIVFRHASVGTGTAQSLSQPESDRSGGGPTGVLGYQIDATVTDDGRNFSPPELQWAMLSGPSGGVVGFDDPNAEDVFATFSVDGTYTLILIADDGEHTTWQTVEINASSTPNSAPEVEAGDDLSIKLPNDTVNLSGVVTDDGLPGTGLTNTWSVVSSPAGSNVSFGDDSSASTTATFDVAGDYVLRLTADDGGKESSDEVTVTVRSELEPIVLTPTDDAYLENSTTFNNEHLKVEDASRSRVSYLKFDIDGLEGFNVANATLRLNVNGDPGNGTVTAYTGSHSSWTESGLTTGNRPSAGAALGSVGGNHAEGQWKEFDVTNAVVAEGQVTFVVEIAAGNDVWFSSSEGAASPELVIEVAAVPTLTGDYDGNGVVEQADYDVWKASYGSTSLLDADGNEDGVVDAADYSIWRDNLGQSLPASEPLIQTIVSSEPVVEPEVVGPFALAPAVIAKDASYALLSVAQEAQDANSKESQLLLLLGVAGPSTEESAVAEVEALEEALADGNEGDATSVALIDRVSRAF; this is encoded by the coding sequence ATGTCCAAACGGTCGCGTTACTCGAAGCTGCGCAAATCACCTTCTAGCAAACGCAAGAGCGATCAGAAGCGGGAACGTCTGGGACGATACGAGCCTCTAGAGCCGCGGCAGATGCTGGCGGGGGACGCGGCCTATACGGAGGCTCCGCTCGACAATACCGAGACGGTTTACGCCTCAGAGCCGGAGGGCGCGCAAGCTTCTCAAGCCGGCGAGAACGCCGCTACGGTATCGGGTGAGCTGCGGAAGTGGCACAAGCTGACCCTCGACTTCGAGGGGCCGCAGACGAGCGAAAGCGCCTCGAACAACCCGTTCATGAACTACCGCCTGGACGTGACTTTCACGCACCAGCTGTCGGGCGAGACGTACGTCGTGCCGGGGTACTTCGCCGCGGACGGCGACGCCGGCAACAGCCACGCGACGAGCGGCAACATCTGGCGGGTTCATTTCGCGCCTGATGCGATCGGCCAGTGGAACTACACCGCCTCGTTCCGTGCCGGCACGAACGTCGCAGTGAACAGCAACCCACTGGCGGGCTCTTCGGCGGGCTTCTTCGATGGCGACAACGGCAGCTTCATGGTCATCGAGAGCGATAAGAGCGGCATCGATCTTCGCGGCAAGGGGCGTCTGGAGTACGTGGGCGAGCACTACTTGCAGTTCGCTGAAACGGGCGAGTACTTCTTGAAGCAGGGACCGGACGCGCCCGAGAACCTATTTGCCTACCAAGACTTTGACGGCAACTTCAAGACCGACGGGCAGGGCGACCAGTACATCAAGACGCTCCAGCCGCACGTGCAGGATTGGAACCCGGGCGACCCGACCTGGGACAGCGAAGACGCCGGCTCGACGCAAGACAACGGCAAGGGGTTGATCGGCGCGGTCAACTACCTCGCGTCCGAAGGGCTCAACGCCTTCTCCTTCTTGACGATGAACATCACAGGGGATGATAAGAACGTCTTCCCGTACACGAGCTACAGCGAACGCGTCCGGATGGACATCTCGAAGCTGGACCAGTGGGAGAAGGTCCTCGAGCACGCCGATCACAAGGGGATGTACCTGCACTTCAAGACGCAGGAGACCGAAAACGATCAGCTGCTAGACGGCGGAGCCTTGGGCAACCAGCGAAAGCTCTACTACCGCGAGCTGATCGCCCGCTTCAGTCACCATCTCGCCCTGAACTGGAACCTGGGCGAGGAGAACACCAACACGACCCAGCAGCAGAAAGACTTCGCCCAGTTCTTCTACGATAACGATCCGTACCGCCACAACATCGTTATCCACACTTACCCCGGCCAGCAGGACCAGGTTTATGACCCGCTGCTGGGCAACCAGTCGAAGCTGACCGGTGCGTCGGTGCAGACCGGCCAAGCCGACTTCCGCAACGTGCACGGTGATGCGTTGCAGTGGGTCACCGATTCGGCGGCGGCGGGGAAGAAGTGGGTCGTTGCGGTCGACGAGCCGGGCGACGCGCAGCACGCGCTGCGACCCGACAACGACGCGGGCAATTCGCACGTCGATGGTCGCAAGAACGCCCTGTGGGGCACCCTCATGGCGGGTGGCGCCGGCAACGAGTGGTACTTCGGCTACGGCCACGCCCACTCGGACCTCACGCTGAACGACTTCCGCAGCCGCGACGACTGGTGGGACTACACCCGCTACGCCTTGGAGTTCTTCAACGACAACGACATCCCGTTCTGGGAGATGCAGAACGACAACAACATCTCCGCGGCGAGCAACGACTACGGGTTCTACAAGCCGGGGGAGGTCTATGTCGCGTATCTGAAGAGCGGCGGCACGACCAACATCAATCTTTCGGCTGCCGCCGCGAATGAAACGTTCGAGGTCAGTTGGTACGACCCACGCAACGGGGGCGCCCTGCAGCAGGGCTCCGTCGCTCAAGTCACCGGCGGCGGCACGCGTGCCATCGGCCAGGCGCCGAACAACACCGGCCAGGATTGGGTGGTGCTGTTGCGGGAGCCGTTGATCGTCGATCAGGGCCCCTTTGGCGAAGAGGCCATCGAGCTGACTGACGGGACCGTTATCCCGTTCGAGAACTACGACGTTGGCGGGGAGGGCAAGGCTTACCACGACACCGACGCGATCTCGCAAGGGGACCATTCCCGTGCCGGTGGCGTCGACGGCGGCCCCGAGGAGGGCGCCCTCGGCGAACGCATCGGGTGGACGGCCGACGGCGAGTGGCTGGAGTACACGGTCGATGCCACCGCGGGCACGTACTACGCCTCGCTCCGCTACTCGGCTGGCGCCGCTACGGTTGGCAGTGTGCGGCTTCTGATCGGCGGCGGCCCTGACGGCGAAAACTTCACCGAGTTGGGCGTGTTCGATCTTCAGAACACGGGCAGCTGGACGGACTGGGGTTACCTGACGCTGCCGGGGGTGACGATCCCGGCCGGGGACGGCCAGGTGCTCCGGGCCGAGATTGTCGGCGGGGGATTTGACCTGGATCAGATCGAGTTCACCACCGACGCGCCGGTAAATGCGCCCCCCGTTGTGACGATCGACGACGTGACCCAGGTCGTGGAAGAGGCCAGTGGAGAGGGCGTCTTCCAGGAGCAGAACGGTCTGGTCGTGATGGAGATGGAAAACACGGAGACAACCAATCTCGGCCTCTGGAACGAGGAGACCGAGTACGCCAACTACACGGGCGACGGATACCTTCAGTTCACGGGCAACGGCACCGCGAGCGGCCCCGCGACTTCGCCTTTGGTCTACAAGTTCAAGATCAATCAAGCGGGCTTGTACTACCTTCACCTTCGAGCGGCCCGTGATACCACGAACGGGCAGCCGGGTGACCACAGCAACGACGCCTACGTTCGCGTTGAAGGCGATTACGGGGCTGGTCCCAACGCGGGCAACAATCACGGCGACGACGCACCGCTCAGCATGCTCAAGAGCAACACGAAGTTCTACGGCGGCAACGCGAATAGCTTCTCGTGGAACTCGGGCAACCGTCTCGACCCGGGCGGCCACGACAACAAACGGGTCGCGGTCTACGATTTCAAAGCGGGTGAGGAGTACACGCTGGTGATGTCGGGCCGCTCCAAGTGGTTCAGCGTCGACCGCATCGTCTTCCGCCACGCGAGCGTCGGCACGGGTACGGCCCAGAGTCTGAGCCAGCCCGAGTCCGATCGGTCGGGCGGCGGCCCCACCGGCGTATTGGGGTACCAGATCGACGCCACGGTCACCGACGACGGCCGCAACTTCTCCCCACCAGAGTTGCAGTGGGCGATGCTCTCTGGGCCTTCTGGTGGGGTGGTCGGATTCGATGACCCGAACGCTGAGGACGTGTTTGCGACTTTCTCGGTGGACGGCACTTACACGCTCATCCTCATCGCCGACGACGGTGAGCACACGACATGGCAGACCGTTGAAATCAACGCGAGCAGCACTCCCAACTCCGCCCCCGAGGTGGAAGCGGGAGATGATCTTTCGATCAAGCTCCCGAACGACACCGTAAATCTCAGTGGAGTGGTGACTGATGACGGCCTCCCCGGCACGGGGCTGACGAACACTTGGTCCGTGGTCTCCTCTCCGGCTGGATCCAATGTCTCGTTCGGCGATGACTCGTCCGCCAGCACCACCGCGACTTTCGACGTGGCGGGCGATTACGTGCTGCGTCTGACGGCCGATGACGGTGGCAAGGAGTCCTCTGACGAGGTCACGGTCACGGTCCGCAGCGAGCTGGAGCCGATCGTCCTGACCCCAACCGATGACGCTTACCTTGAGAACAGCACGACTTTCAACAACGAGCATTTGAAGGTCGAAGACGCTTCCCGCTCACGCGTGAGCTACCTCAAGTTTGACATCGATGGGCTTGAGGGCTTCAACGTCGCCAACGCGACCCTCCGCCTAAACGTGAACGGTGACCCCGGCAACGGCACGGTCACCGCCTACACGGGTAGCCACAGCAGCTGGACGGAGTCCGGTCTCACGACGGGCAACAGGCCCTCGGCGGGGGCGGCCTTGGGGAGCGTCGGGGGCAACCACGCCGAGGGGCAGTGGAAGGAGTTCGACGTAACCAACGCGGTGGTTGCCGAGGGGCAGGTCACGTTCGTCGTCGAGATCGCTGCCGGCAACGACGTGTGGTTCAGTTCGAGCGAGGGAGCCGCTTCGCCCGAATTGGTCATCGAGGTCGCTGCGGTCCCCACGCTGACTGGCGACTACGACGGCAACGGAGTCGTTGAGCAGGCGGACTACGATGTCTGGAAGGCCTCTTATGGCAGTACGAGCCTGCTTGATGCGGACGGCAACGAAGACGGTGTCGTCGATGCCGCTGACTACTCCAT